In Gopherus flavomarginatus isolate rGopFla2 chromosome 1, rGopFla2.mat.asm, whole genome shotgun sequence, a single genomic region encodes these proteins:
- the IL22 gene encoding interleukin-22, producing the protein MVSIQNGMRCSPAWIFFCFCCLPLLLLALPMPPKGAGVAPASHTCRLRKISFQQSYIRNRTYTLAKLARLSDQDTDNRLIGKQLYINVQETNRCYVMKRVIEIIVDEVLLSVPKNRYPHIHEVAQFLAALRTELSGCKFSGHREHIEKNLEEMKDKMKQLGVSGKNKAIGELDLLFDYMENACTEAPKRIVTSKGGNKKKN; encoded by the exons ATGGTGTCCATACagaatgggatgaggtgctcccCGGCATGGATCTTCTTCTGCTTCTGCtgtcttcctctccttctcctggCCCTCCCCATGCCTCCAAAAGGAGCAGGAGTTGCTCCTGCCAGTCATACCTGCAGACTCAGAAAGATCAGCTTCCAGCAATCCTACATCAGGAATCGCACCTACACGTTGGCCAAACTG GCTAGGCTCTCGGACCAGGACACAGACAACAGGCTCATTGGAAAGCAGCTGTACATTAATGTCCAG GAGACTAATCGCTGCTATGTGATGAAGAGGGTAATAGAGATCATAGTGGATGAAGTACTTCTCTCTGTGCCCAAGAACCGTTATCCACACATCCATGAGGTGGCACAGTTCTTAGCAGCTTTGAGAACAGAGCTAAGCGGCTGC aaattctCAGGACACAGAGAACATATCGAAAAGAACCtggaagaaatgaaagacaaaatgAAACAG ttgggagtTAGTGGAAAGAACAAAGCAATTGGGGAGCTGGATTTGCTCTTTGATTACATGGAAAATGCATGCACAGAAGCGCCAAAGAGAATTGTTACTAGTAAGGgaggaaacaagaagaaaaactGA
- the IL26 gene encoding interleukin-26: MILYSLFRSGLLLVLLCLFIAEGKKASSGKNSCRKGMISKVTENLYVKATTLKASIPKDLIKNRRLFKKTTKKLFLKNCSVRDQLLSFYIKNVFGGLGIGSDKVYIVSAFQTLQENLSNCLPCAPTTRVTTAVKKIKKRFDKLGEKGIYKAISELDILLHWIQTYIETIK; this comes from the exons aTGATCCTGTATTCTCTTTTCAGGTCTGGTCTTCTTTTAGTTCTACTGTGTCTTTTCATTGCtgaaggcaaaaaggcatcctcaGGCAAGAACAGCTGTCGAAAAGGAATGATCTCCAAAGTGACAGAGAACCTATACGTCAAGGCAACTACTTTAAAAGCATCTATTCCA AAAGATCTCATCAAGAACAGAAGATTGTTTAAAAAGACAACCAAAAAGTTGTTTCTG aaaaatTGCAGCGTTCGAGATCAGCTTCTCTCATTCTacataaaaaatgtttttggagGCCTTGGTATTGGAAGTGACAAGGTGTACATAGTTAGTGCTTTTCAGACCCTGCAGGAGAACCTAAGCAACTGT CTACCgtgtgctccaaccactagagtAACTACAGCTgtcaaaaaaattaagaaaaggtTTGATAAG CTTGGAGAAAAGGGCATCTACAAAGCCATCAGTGAACTTGATATTCTCCTTCACTGGATTCAGACTTACATAGAAACCATCAAATAA